Proteins encoded in a region of the Roseateles sp. SL47 genome:
- the secD gene encoding protein translocase subunit SecD — MNRYPLWKYAVLLVALLVGFIYTLPNLFGEAPAVQVSSAKVTIKVDDNVRQRVEQALAQANLKPDFVHLEASSVRARFNDTDSQLKAKDVISRALNGSETSEPPYVVALNLVSRSPEWLTALHAFPMYLGLDLRGGVHFMMQVDMKAALTKKADALASDVRTLLRDKNIRHAGISRDGNSVVINFRDDATRSQALDAVRGQTSEVTWTASGEGSELRLTGALTPAAVIAVQDAAIKQNITTLHNRVNELGVAEPVIQQQGRDRVIVQLPGVQDTAKAKDIIGRTATLELRMVDESAEAQAALSGTGPVPFGSERYLERRDDQMIPIIVKRPVIITGDNLNDAQPSFDESHNPSVNLSVDAKGARIMKDVSRENIGKRMAIILFEKGKGEVVTSPTIRGELGNRFSITGSMSTQQASDTALLLRAGSLAAPMDIIEERTIGPSLGKENIDKGIASVTWGFVAVAVFMCIYYMMFGVFSALALGFNLLLLLAVLSLMQATLSLPGIAAIALVLGMAIDANVLINERVREELRAGLAPQQAIHAGYERAWATILDSNVTTLIAGMALLAFGSGPIKGFAVVHCLGIITSMISSVMFSRALVNLWYGRRKRLKGVSIGTIWKPTSEPGTVGAGSSEANEVAKAR, encoded by the coding sequence ATGAACCGTTACCCGCTCTGGAAATATGCGGTGCTGCTCGTGGCACTGCTTGTGGGCTTCATCTACACCCTGCCCAATCTGTTCGGCGAAGCGCCGGCCGTGCAGGTGTCGAGCGCCAAGGTCACGATCAAGGTGGACGACAACGTCCGCCAGCGGGTCGAACAGGCCTTGGCCCAGGCCAACCTGAAGCCCGACTTCGTGCATCTGGAGGCCAGCTCGGTGCGCGCCCGCTTCAATGACACCGACAGCCAGCTCAAGGCCAAGGACGTCATCTCCCGCGCCCTCAACGGCAGCGAGACCAGCGAGCCGCCCTACGTGGTGGCACTGAACCTGGTGTCCCGCTCGCCGGAATGGCTCACCGCCCTGCATGCCTTCCCGATGTATCTGGGCCTGGACCTGCGCGGCGGGGTGCACTTCATGATGCAGGTGGACATGAAGGCCGCGCTGACCAAGAAGGCGGACGCCCTGGCCAGCGATGTGCGCACGCTGCTGCGTGACAAGAACATCCGCCATGCCGGCATCTCCCGGGACGGCAACAGCGTGGTCATCAACTTCCGCGACGATGCCACCCGCAGCCAGGCACTGGATGCGGTGCGAGGCCAGACCTCCGAAGTCACCTGGACCGCCTCCGGCGAAGGCAGCGAACTGCGTCTGACTGGCGCGCTGACCCCGGCCGCCGTGATCGCGGTGCAGGACGCCGCCATCAAGCAGAACATCACCACGCTGCACAACCGGGTGAACGAACTCGGCGTGGCCGAACCGGTCATCCAGCAGCAGGGCCGCGACCGCGTGATCGTGCAACTGCCCGGTGTGCAGGACACGGCCAAGGCCAAGGACATCATTGGCCGCACCGCCACGCTGGAACTGCGCATGGTGGACGAAAGTGCCGAAGCCCAGGCCGCGCTGAGCGGCACGGGCCCGGTGCCGTTCGGCTCCGAGCGCTATCTGGAGCGTCGCGACGACCAGATGATTCCCATCATCGTGAAGCGCCCCGTCATCATCACCGGTGACAACCTCAACGATGCGCAGCCGAGCTTCGACGAAAGCCACAACCCGTCCGTCAACCTGAGCGTGGATGCCAAGGGCGCCCGCATCATGAAGGACGTCTCGCGCGAGAACATCGGCAAGCGCATGGCCATCATCCTGTTCGAAAAGGGCAAGGGTGAGGTGGTCACGTCCCCGACCATCCGTGGCGAGCTGGGCAACCGCTTCAGCATCACCGGCTCGATGAGCACCCAGCAGGCCAGCGACACCGCGCTGCTGCTGCGCGCGGGTTCGCTGGCAGCGCCGATGGACATCATCGAAGAGCGCACCATCGGCCCGAGCCTGGGCAAGGAAAACATCGACAAGGGCATTGCCTCGGTGACCTGGGGCTTTGTGGCGGTCGCCGTCTTCATGTGCATCTACTACATGATGTTTGGCGTGTTCTCGGCGCTGGCCCTGGGCTTCAACCTGCTGCTGCTGCTGGCGGTGCTGTCGCTGATGCAGGCCACGCTGAGCCTGCCCGGTATTGCGGCCATTGCGCTGGTGCTGGGCATGGCCATTGACGCCAACGTGCTGATCAATGAGCGAGTGCGGGAAGAACTGCGGGCCGGCCTGGCACCGCAGCAGGCCATCCATGCCGGTTACGAACGTGCCTGGGCCACCATCCTGGACTCCAACGTCACCACGCTGATTGCAGGCATGGCGCTGCTGGCCTTCGGTTCTGGCCCCATCAAGGGCTTTGCCGTGGTGCACTGTCTGGGCATCATCACCTCGATGATTTCTTCGGTGATGTTTTCTCGGGCGCTGGTCAACCTCTGGTATGGGCGCCGCAAGCGCCTCAAGGGTGTGTCCATCGGCACCATCTGGAAACCCACGTCTGAACCCGGCACCGTGGGTGCCGGCAGCAGCGAAGCCAACGAGGTCGCGAAGGCCCGCTGA
- a CDS encoding glycine betaine ABC transporter substrate-binding protein yields the protein MLGSWLRRVRDRISGQISRWVHLLLRALLVAVPALALAQPQDPPIKVGSKRFTESYILAEVLAQTVRAAAPHTRVEVRQGLGNTAIVLAALKSGSIDVYAEYTGTIEREILGLGAGPAHAASAGTAPRSALTLAQLRAALQPLGLGVDVPLGFNNGYALAVSGATARRLALSRLSQLRDHPALRLGLSNEFMGRADGWPGLSQRYALPQRPQGLDHGLAYQALRSRQIDITDIYTTDAQIAAQGLVVLDDDAQYFPRYDAVLLYRLSLPERHPKAWAALKSLQGRIHEPAMIAMNAKAELQAMSFERIAADFLAGGSQGAPNIEPGTTQRPPQNMASDVGLPPGTHDPLTASAVSQSASSPTPPSALAALAARLTGPDLPRLAAQHLWLVVVSVGVATLIGLPLAILLHPWPRWRGALLAVCALLQTVPSLALLAMLIWALGRIGPEPALVALSLYALLPILRNATVGLDEVPSGLLMAGHALGLRRTQVLRLIQLPLALPVIVAGVRTATSLSVGTATMAAFIGAGGFGERIVTGLALNDRDLLLAGALPAAALALIFEALFSLLSRWLARRPSH from the coding sequence ATGCTGGGATCATGGCTGCGACGGGTCAGAGACCGGATCAGCGGCCAAATCAGTCGGTGGGTCCACCTGCTGCTCCGCGCGCTCCTGGTGGCCGTTCCCGCTCTGGCCCTCGCCCAGCCCCAGGACCCACCGATCAAGGTCGGGTCGAAACGCTTCACCGAGAGCTACATCCTCGCGGAGGTGCTGGCACAGACCGTGCGCGCGGCTGCGCCGCACACCCGCGTGGAGGTCCGACAGGGGCTGGGCAACACCGCCATCGTGCTGGCGGCACTGAAGTCCGGCAGCATCGATGTGTACGCGGAATACACCGGCACCATCGAGCGCGAGATCCTCGGGCTGGGTGCAGGCCCTGCCCACGCGGCCAGCGCGGGCACAGCACCCCGCAGTGCCCTGACGCTGGCGCAATTACGGGCAGCACTTCAGCCGCTGGGGCTGGGGGTGGATGTACCGCTGGGCTTCAACAACGGCTATGCCTTGGCCGTCAGCGGCGCTACGGCGCGCCGACTGGCGTTGAGCCGCTTGTCGCAGCTGCGGGACCACCCAGCCCTGCGGCTGGGCCTCAGCAATGAATTCATGGGGCGCGCCGATGGCTGGCCCGGGTTGTCACAGCGATATGCCCTGCCCCAGCGTCCACAAGGCCTGGATCACGGCTTGGCGTATCAGGCCCTGCGCAGCCGCCAGATCGACATCACCGACATCTACACCACCGACGCCCAGATCGCCGCCCAGGGTCTGGTGGTGCTGGACGACGATGCACAGTACTTCCCGCGCTATGACGCGGTGCTGCTCTATCGCCTCAGCTTGCCCGAGCGGCATCCGAAGGCCTGGGCGGCGCTGAAGTCGCTGCAGGGGCGAATCCATGAGCCGGCCATGATCGCGATGAATGCCAAGGCCGAGCTGCAGGCGATGAGCTTTGAGCGGATCGCTGCGGACTTCCTGGCAGGCGGCTCACAGGGGGCGCCGAATATCGAGCCGGGCACGACGCAGCGCCCCCCGCAGAACATGGCCTCGGACGTTGGGCTTCCGCCTGGAACCCATGATCCACTCACGGCTTCTGCGGTCTCGCAGTCCGCTTCCTCGCCCACGCCGCCTTCAGCGCTTGCTGCACTCGCTGCCCGCCTCACCGGCCCGGACCTGCCTCGGCTGGCGGCACAGCATCTCTGGCTGGTGGTGGTGTCTGTCGGCGTGGCGACGCTGATCGGTCTGCCGCTGGCCATCCTGCTGCATCCCTGGCCCCGCTGGCGCGGCGCCCTGCTGGCCGTCTGCGCCTTGCTGCAGACCGTGCCGTCCCTGGCCCTGCTGGCCATGCTGATCTGGGCCCTGGGACGCATCGGCCCGGAGCCTGCCCTGGTGGCGCTGTCGCTCTATGCCTTGCTGCCGATTCTGCGCAACGCCACCGTGGGTCTGGACGAGGTGCCTTCCGGTCTTCTGATGGCAGGCCACGCGCTGGGTCTGCGTCGGACCCAGGTGCTGCGGCTCATTCAGTTGCCGCTGGCCCTGCCGGTGATCGTGGCGGGGGTGCGCACGGCCACCAGCCTGTCGGTGGGAACGGCCACGATGGCCGCGTTCATCGGCGCGGGCGGCTTTGGCGAGCGCATCGTGACCGGGCTGGCGCTGAATGACCGGGACCTTTTATTGGCCGGGGCCCTGCCAGCCGCAGCGCTGGCGCTGATCTTCGAGGCGCTGTTCAGCCTGTTGTCGCGGTGGCTGGCGCGTCGCCCGAGCCATTGA
- a CDS encoding proline racemase family protein, translating to MTLSALPLGLPPGVLPTGLDTTTRVVDSHTGGAPTRAVVGGGPALYGVTMAQRLQELRDHHDAWRRALVTPPRGHVGLVGALLTEPERPGSQAGVIFFDATGYLGMCGHGTIGVVASLAHLGKLRPGPLWLDTPVGTVHAEFMLDGSVRLENVPAYRHQQAVAIEIDGRTVHGDVAWGGNWFFICEDHGLALDLAQVTTLVDFCQRLRELLAAQGITGAQAAPVDHIQLTGPALDPAHSGRNFVLCPGLAWDRSPCGTGTSARVACLAADQRLLSGEIWRQESITGSLMEASWQPAPTAGQVLPTLVGRAYVTLEGSVVIQQDDPLGWGAAPA from the coding sequence ATGACGCTTTCCGCCCTTCCGCTGGGCCTGCCTCCGGGCGTGCTGCCCACCGGGCTGGACACAACCACCCGCGTGGTGGATTCACATACCGGTGGCGCGCCCACCCGGGCGGTGGTGGGTGGCGGGCCGGCGTTGTATGGGGTCACCATGGCGCAGCGGCTGCAGGAACTGCGGGACCATCACGACGCCTGGCGCCGGGCACTGGTCACCCCACCACGCGGTCATGTCGGGTTGGTCGGCGCCCTCCTCACCGAACCCGAACGGCCCGGCAGCCAGGCCGGGGTGATTTTTTTCGACGCTACCGGTTATCTCGGCATGTGTGGCCACGGCACCATCGGCGTCGTGGCGTCTCTGGCCCATCTGGGCAAGCTGCGACCGGGCCCGCTGTGGCTGGATACGCCGGTGGGCACGGTGCATGCGGAATTCATGCTGGATGGCAGCGTCCGCCTGGAAAACGTCCCGGCGTACCGGCACCAGCAGGCGGTGGCCATCGAGATCGACGGCCGTACGGTGCATGGCGATGTGGCCTGGGGCGGCAACTGGTTCTTCATTTGCGAGGACCACGGGCTGGCGCTGGATCTGGCCCAGGTGACGACGCTGGTGGACTTCTGTCAGCGCCTGCGCGAATTGCTGGCGGCACAGGGCATCACGGGCGCCCAGGCCGCGCCCGTGGATCACATCCAGCTCACCGGGCCGGCCCTGGACCCGGCGCATAGCGGCCGCAATTTCGTGCTGTGCCCGGGTCTCGCCTGGGACCGCAGCCCCTGCGGCACCGGCACCAGTGCGCGGGTAGCCTGCCTGGCGGCCGACCAGCGGCTGCTCTCCGGCGAGATCTGGCGCCAGGAAAGCATCACCGGCAGCCTGATGGAAGCGAGCTGGCAGCCGGCTCCCACGGCGGGGCAGGTGCTGCCCACGCTGGTCGGGCGGGCCTATGTGACGCTGGAAGGCTCGGTGGTGATCCAGCAGGACGACCCGCTGGGCTGGGGAGCCGCTCCTGCCTAA
- a CDS encoding ABC transporter ATP-binding protein, whose translation MSDLLEVQGLCVAYGRAEVLTGLNLRLRQGEVVTVIGPNGAGKSTTLNALMGVLPARGRIRLDGEDLQGLDLEQRVMKGLALVPEKRELFTTMTVEDNLVLGGFRPMRLGQRDWRDELERVYGLFPRLRERRAQWAGTLSGGERQMLAVGRALMGRPKVLMLDEPSLGLAPLIVKDIFRIVSRLRETGVSILLVEQNARAALEVADHAYVLETGEIALQGPAAALAKDPRVVDTYLGSARRATSTEPPGPRASTTPG comes from the coding sequence ATGAGCGACCTTCTGGAAGTGCAAGGCCTGTGTGTGGCGTATGGGCGTGCGGAGGTGCTCACCGGCCTGAACCTCCGCCTGCGTCAAGGCGAGGTGGTCACCGTCATCGGCCCCAACGGCGCCGGAAAAAGCACCACGCTCAACGCACTGATGGGCGTACTGCCCGCGAGAGGGCGGATCCGGTTGGATGGCGAAGACCTGCAGGGACTGGACCTGGAGCAGCGAGTGATGAAGGGGCTGGCCCTGGTGCCGGAGAAGCGCGAACTCTTCACCACCATGACGGTGGAGGACAACCTCGTCCTCGGCGGCTTCCGGCCGATGCGGCTGGGCCAGCGCGACTGGCGTGATGAACTGGAGCGAGTCTATGGCCTGTTTCCGCGGCTACGGGAACGGCGCGCGCAGTGGGCTGGCACGCTGTCCGGCGGCGAGCGTCAGATGCTGGCCGTCGGGCGTGCGCTGATGGGGCGTCCCAAGGTGCTGATGCTGGACGAACCCAGCCTGGGGCTGGCGCCTTTGATCGTGAAGGACATCTTCCGCATCGTGTCGCGGCTGCGCGAGACCGGTGTTTCCATCCTGCTGGTGGAACAGAACGCCCGGGCGGCGCTGGAGGTGGCCGACCATGCCTATGTGCTGGAGACTGGCGAGATCGCGCTACAAGGGCCGGCAGCGGCGCTGGCGAAAGACCCTCGTGTGGTGGACACCTACCTCGGCAGCGCCAGGCGGGCCACGTCGACCGAACCACCGGGGCCCAGAGCCTCGACCACGCCAGGCTGA
- a CDS encoding HDOD domain-containing protein, whose translation MSASPTQTPLATQAPQASSASAAPFPPTAAHGAASAPAPAPSAVHPRAEPNNAFRASHSAAASAIPTASPSVPPSAAPSFEHAFATSGAPSGATGAPLQASGEWLQFSARLFGFQRLRDVPPHPQEAPLLQRLQVRSGSDWAELLPRLPAVLPQLLRLMRRENLSSRELVDLLSRDPSLVGELMRMANSAMYRPEREITDLASAVMVIGHEGLNQVVLRSTLRPIFNQDRQGRFSRQAGTLLWDLGERCSLAAMRLAPPGDERFAAYLAGLGAQVGMMALLRVLDALPVGQRPSLDREALHRQLLPMSLEWSARIVTHWGFPTRVAEALSQRRGQGAEVAVLAEIVREAHAVSLRHLMQPGLAPSQLGDWSAARQRAYAALEERFNGSGDAPATATTG comes from the coding sequence TTGAGCGCGTCCCCAACGCAGACGCCGCTGGCAACACAGGCGCCGCAGGCGTCCTCAGCGTCGGCAGCGCCGTTCCCGCCAACGGCTGCGCACGGGGCTGCGTCTGCACCTGCCCCTGCACCCTCCGCTGTTCACCCTCGCGCCGAGCCCAACAACGCCTTCCGCGCCAGCCACTCGGCCGCCGCCAGTGCCATCCCCACGGCTTCGCCTTCCGTCCCCCCTTCCGCCGCCCCGTCCTTCGAGCATGCTTTCGCGACCTCGGGGGCGCCTTCCGGTGCAACCGGTGCACCGCTCCAGGCCTCTGGCGAGTGGCTGCAATTCAGCGCACGGCTGTTTGGCTTCCAGCGCCTGCGCGATGTGCCGCCCCATCCGCAGGAAGCGCCTTTGCTACAACGGCTGCAGGTCCGCTCGGGGTCCGACTGGGCCGAACTGCTGCCCCGCCTGCCCGCTGTGCTGCCGCAACTGCTGCGGCTGATGCGTCGTGAAAACCTGTCCTCCCGTGAACTGGTGGATCTGCTGTCGCGAGATCCCAGCCTGGTCGGCGAGTTGATGCGCATGGCCAACTCGGCGATGTACCGGCCCGAACGAGAAATCACCGATCTGGCCAGTGCCGTCATGGTCATCGGCCATGAGGGCCTGAACCAGGTGGTGTTGCGGTCCACGCTGCGCCCGATCTTCAACCAGGACCGCCAGGGCCGCTTCAGCCGTCAGGCCGGCACCTTGCTGTGGGACCTCGGCGAGCGCTGCTCGCTGGCCGCGATGCGTCTGGCCCCGCCCGGTGATGAGCGCTTTGCCGCTTACCTGGCCGGCCTCGGCGCACAGGTTGGCATGATGGCCCTGCTGCGGGTGCTGGACGCGCTGCCGGTGGGCCAGCGTCCCTCGCTGGATCGCGAGGCCCTGCATCGGCAACTGCTGCCGATGTCCTTGGAATGGTCCGCCCGCATCGTCACGCACTGGGGCTTCCCGACGCGAGTGGCCGAAGCGCTGAGCCAGCGTCGCGGCCAGGGCGCGGAAGTCGCCGTGCTGGCGGAGATCGTGCGCGAGGCTCACGCGGTGTCACTGCGCCATCTGATGCAGCCCGGGCTTGCGCCGTCGCAACTGGGCGACTGGTCGGCAGCGCGGCAGCGTGCCTATGCCGCGCTGGAAGAACGCTTCAATGGCTCGGGCGACGCGCCAGCCACCGCGACAACAGGCTGA
- the secF gene encoding protein translocase subunit SecF — protein MEFFRIKRDIPFMKHALVFNVVSFLTFAAAVFFLVTRGLHFSIEFTGGTSIEVAYAQPADINKTRHVVEQMGFGEVQVTNFGTTRDVMIRLPVKPEVKQDVIVSKVFEALCTAENGKVEQHQSVTPQGEAVSKPTCVVGQAEPLALSKSELIGPSVGAELATNAAYALAATVIGIMLYLAFRFEWKFAVAGIIANLHDVVIILGFFAYFQWEFSLAVLAAVLAVLGYSVNESVVIFDRVREAFRKYRTFNTHQVIDHAITSTISRTIITHGSTQMMVLSMLLFGGPTLHYFAIALTIGILFGIYSSVFVAAAIAMWLGVKREDLIKQSSKREDPDDPNAGAVV, from the coding sequence ATGGAATTTTTCCGAATCAAACGGGACATCCCGTTCATGAAGCACGCGTTGGTGTTCAACGTCGTGTCGTTCCTCACTTTTGCCGCTGCCGTGTTCTTCCTGGTCACGCGCGGGCTGCACTTCTCCATCGAATTCACCGGCGGCACCTCCATCGAGGTGGCCTATGCCCAGCCGGCGGACATCAACAAGACCCGGCATGTGGTCGAGCAGATGGGGTTCGGGGAGGTGCAGGTCACCAACTTCGGCACCACCCGTGATGTGATGATCCGTCTGCCGGTGAAGCCGGAGGTCAAGCAGGACGTCATCGTCAGCAAGGTGTTCGAGGCCTTGTGCACCGCCGAAAACGGCAAGGTGGAGCAGCATCAGTCGGTGACGCCGCAAGGCGAGGCGGTCAGCAAGCCCACCTGCGTGGTCGGGCAGGCCGAGCCGCTGGCGCTGTCCAAAAGCGAGCTGATCGGGCCGTCGGTGGGGGCGGAGCTGGCCACCAACGCGGCTTATGCGCTGGCAGCCACCGTCATCGGCATCATGCTCTACCTGGCCTTCCGCTTCGAATGGAAGTTCGCCGTGGCCGGCATCATCGCCAACCTGCACGACGTGGTGATCATCCTGGGCTTCTTCGCCTACTTCCAGTGGGAATTCTCACTGGCGGTGCTGGCGGCGGTGCTGGCGGTGCTGGGCTATTCGGTGAACGAATCGGTGGTGATTTTTGACCGGGTGCGTGAAGCATTCCGCAAATACCGCACTTTCAACACCCATCAGGTCATCGACCACGCCATCACCTCGACGATCAGCCGCACCATCATCACCCACGGCTCTACCCAGATGATGGTGCTGTCGATGCTGTTGTTCGGCGGCCCGACTTTGCATTACTTCGCCATCGCGCTGACGATCGGCATCTTGTTTGGCATCTACTCGTCCGTTTTTGTGGCAGCGGCCATCGCGATGTGGCTGGGTGTCAAGCGGGAAGACCTGATCAAGCAGTCCTCCAAGCGGGAGGACCCGGACGACCCGAACGCTGGCGCGGTGGTGTAG
- the yajC gene encoding preprotein translocase subunit YajC produces MFISNAYAQTAAGSDPTGGFLGMLPLVLMFVVMYFVMIRPQMKRQKEHRALVEALSKGDEVITNSGILGKISKVGEVYLTVEIANGVEVQLQRSAVLQVLPKGTVTK; encoded by the coding sequence GTGTTTATTTCCAACGCTTACGCCCAGACTGCGGCTGGTTCCGATCCCACTGGAGGCTTCCTCGGCATGCTGCCGCTGGTGCTGATGTTTGTGGTGATGTACTTTGTGATGATCCGTCCGCAGATGAAGCGTCAGAAGGAGCATCGCGCCCTGGTGGAAGCGCTGTCCAAGGGCGATGAAGTCATCACCAACAGCGGCATCCTGGGCAAGATCAGCAAGGTGGGCGAGGTCTACCTGACGGTGGAAATCGCCAACGGCGTCGAGGTCCAGCTGCAGCGCTCTGCCGTGCTGCAGGTGCTGCCCAAGGGAACCGTCACCAAGTGA
- a CDS encoding branched-chain amino acid ABC transporter ATP-binding protein/permease, with protein MCAAALLIAALPLLPVPEFWITQANYIGMFALVVLGLVLLTGVAGLTSFGQAAFVGLGAYTTALLSSRYGVSPWLGLFAGLMITLMVALVLGWITLRMSGHYLPLATIAWALSLNYTIANLELLGKYDGILGVPALAFFGISLADGRSIYYVIWVCALLGALAVHHLLDSRPGRAIRALGGATVMAEAMGVSTFRYKVIVFLLAALLASVSGWLFAHVQRTVNPSPFGLRMGIEYLFMAVVGGVSSVWGAFVGAGVFKVIEDQLKELLPRLLGSNGNFEVIVLGVVLVLMLKYAPRGLWPAARLLTARLWPDARRRRDWQGAPPLPSRPRPERGRPLLRVERLRKQFGGLVAVNDVSFTLRAGDIMGLIGPNGAGKSTTFNLISGVLSASAGTIEFAGTSITGWPSRRIARLGLSRTFQHVKMIPDMTVLENVALGGYLRGRSGTLKAMLRLDRAEERQLLAEAERQLRRIGMQDHLDELAGNLALGPQRLMEIARALCSDPTLLLLDEPAAGLRLKEKQALAEVLRQLRQEGLSILLVEHDMDFVMGLTDRIVVMEFGTHLMEGTPEEVQASPAVRAAYLGTEH; from the coding sequence ATGTGCGCCGCCGCCCTGCTGATCGCGGCGCTGCCGCTGCTTCCGGTACCGGAGTTCTGGATCACTCAGGCCAACTACATTGGCATGTTTGCCCTGGTGGTCCTGGGTCTGGTGCTGCTGACCGGCGTGGCCGGCCTCACCTCGTTCGGCCAGGCCGCCTTTGTGGGGCTGGGCGCCTACACCACCGCCTTGCTCAGCAGCCGCTACGGCGTCTCGCCCTGGCTCGGGCTCTTCGCGGGGCTGATGATCACGCTGATGGTGGCGCTGGTGCTGGGCTGGATCACCCTGCGCATGTCCGGCCACTATCTGCCGCTGGCCACCATCGCCTGGGCCTTGAGCCTCAACTACACCATTGCCAACCTCGAACTGCTGGGCAAGTACGACGGCATCCTGGGTGTGCCAGCGCTGGCGTTCTTCGGCATCAGCCTGGCCGATGGCCGCTCGATCTATTACGTGATCTGGGTGTGCGCCCTGCTGGGGGCGCTGGCGGTGCACCATCTGCTCGATTCGCGGCCGGGCCGGGCCATCCGCGCGCTGGGCGGCGCGACCGTCATGGCAGAGGCCATGGGCGTGTCCACCTTTCGGTACAAGGTCATCGTCTTCCTGCTCGCTGCATTGCTGGCCTCGGTGTCCGGCTGGCTCTTTGCCCATGTGCAGCGCACGGTGAATCCCAGCCCCTTCGGATTGCGCATGGGCATCGAATACCTGTTCATGGCCGTGGTGGGCGGAGTGTCCAGCGTCTGGGGCGCCTTTGTGGGGGCGGGCGTGTTCAAGGTGATCGAGGATCAGCTCAAGGAACTGCTGCCGCGGTTGCTGGGCAGCAATGGCAACTTCGAAGTCATCGTGCTGGGTGTGGTGCTGGTGCTGATGCTCAAGTACGCGCCCAGGGGCCTGTGGCCCGCTGCCCGTCTGCTGACGGCGCGCCTGTGGCCCGACGCACGGCGCCGTCGCGACTGGCAGGGCGCCCCCCCGTTGCCGAGCCGTCCCCGTCCGGAACGCGGCAGGCCACTGCTGCGCGTGGAGCGGCTGCGCAAGCAGTTTGGCGGGCTGGTGGCGGTGAATGACGTGAGCTTCACCCTGCGGGCCGGCGACATCATGGGCCTGATCGGTCCCAACGGCGCCGGCAAGTCCACCACCTTCAACCTGATTTCCGGGGTGCTGTCCGCATCCGCAGGCACCATCGAATTTGCTGGCACGTCGATCACCGGTTGGCCTTCCCGGCGCATCGCGCGGCTGGGGCTCTCCCGCACCTTCCAGCATGTGAAGATGATTCCCGACATGACGGTGCTGGAGAACGTCGCCCTTGGTGGCTACCTGCGCGGTCGCAGCGGCACGCTGAAGGCCATGCTGCGGCTGGACCGGGCGGAGGAGCGCCAACTGCTGGCAGAGGCGGAGCGGCAACTGCGCCGCATCGGCATGCAGGACCATCTGGATGAGCTGGCCGGCAACCTGGCCCTCGGCCCGCAACGGCTGATGGAGATTGCGCGAGCCCTGTGCAGCGACCCCACGCTGCTGCTGCTGGACGAGCCGGCCGCCGGCCTGCGCCTCAAGGAGAAGCAGGCGCTGGCTGAGGTGTTGCGGCAACTGCGCCAGGAGGGGCTGAGCATCCTGCTGGTGGAACACGACATGGACTTTGTCATGGGCCTCACCGACCGCATCGTGGTGATGGAATTCGGCACTCATCTGATGGAAGGCACTCCGGAGGAGGTGCAGGCCAGCCCGGCGGTGCGCGCCGCTTATCTCGGCACGGAGCACTGA
- a CDS encoding GntR family transcriptional regulator, with product MTSDTLEQQEQDKRRQADQAYDAIENMIATLDLRPGTPVVESELIARIGLGRTPTREALMRLVAQGLIVQLPRRGLMVSDIQVSDQFDLLDARRPLERLIACCSARRASPAQREALLTCAARMADAAEREDLETYMRADQALDRVNHAACRNRFAVGAVVPMIIQCRRFWYAYRHHGDVAVGARCHQRLAEAIASGDGPAAAKATDALIDALREFAQQVIA from the coding sequence ATGACTTCAGACACCCTCGAACAACAAGAACAGGACAAGCGCCGGCAGGCGGACCAGGCCTACGACGCCATCGAGAACATGATCGCCACGCTGGATCTGCGGCCTGGTACGCCGGTGGTGGAGTCCGAACTGATTGCCCGTATCGGCCTGGGGCGCACCCCCACGCGGGAAGCGCTGATGCGACTGGTGGCCCAGGGGCTGATCGTGCAGTTGCCCCGGCGCGGGCTGATGGTGAGCGACATCCAGGTGTCCGACCAGTTTGACCTGCTGGATGCCCGGCGACCACTGGAACGCCTGATCGCCTGCTGCTCGGCACGCCGGGCCAGCCCGGCCCAGCGCGAGGCGCTGCTGACCTGCGCCGCGCGGATGGCCGACGCGGCCGAGCGGGAAGACCTTGAAACCTACATGCGGGCGGATCAGGCCCTGGACCGGGTCAACCATGCCGCCTGCCGCAACCGCTTTGCCGTCGGGGCGGTGGTGCCGATGATCATCCAGTGCAGACGCTTCTGGTACGCTTATCGGCACCATGGCGACGTGGCCGTCGGCGCACGTTGCCATCAGCGTCTGGCCGAAGCCATTGCCAGCGGCGACGGCCCGGCGGCAGCAAAGGCCACCGATGCGCTGATCGACGCCCTTCGTGAGTTTGCCCAACAGGTGATCGCATGA